From Oryza sativa Japonica Group chromosome 4, ASM3414082v1, one genomic window encodes:
- the LOC4336341 gene encoding LOW QUALITY PROTEIN: probable leucine-rich repeat receptor-like protein kinase At5g63930 (The sequence of the model RefSeq protein was modified relative to this genomic sequence to represent the inferred CDS: substituted 1 base at 1 genomic stop codon), with protein sequence MGSAAAARTPWALQLGVALAFLLATTCHGLNHEGWLLLTLRKQIVDTFHHLDDWNPEDPSPCGWKGVNCSSGSTPAVVSLNLSNMNLSGTVDPSIGGLAELTNLDLSFNGFSGTIPAEIGNCSKLTGLNLNNNQFQGTIPAELGKLAMMITFNLCNNKLFGAIPDEIGNMASLEDLVGYSNNLSGSIPHTIGRLKNLKTVRLGQNAISGNIPVEIGECLNLVVFGLAQNKLGGPLPKEIGKLTNMTDLILWGNQLSSVIPPEIGNCINLRTIALYDNNLVGPIPATIGNIQNLQRLYLYRNLLNGTIPLEIGNLSLAEEIDFSENVLTGGVPKEFGKIPRLYLLYLFQNQLTGPIPTELCVLRNLSKLDLSINTLSGPIPACFQYMSRLIQLQLFNNMLSGDIPPRFGIYSRLWVVDFSNNNITGQIPRDLCRQSNLILLNLGANKLIGNIPHGITSCKSLVQLRLADNSLTGSFPTDLCNLVNLTTIELGRNKFNGPIPPQIGNCKSLQRLDLTNNYFTSELPQEIGNLSKLVVFNISSNRLGGSIPLEIFNCTMLQRLDLSQNSFEGSLPNEVGSLPQLELLSFADNRLSGEIPPILGKLSHLTALQIGGNQFSGGIPKELGLLSSLQIAMNLSYNNLSGNIPSELGNLALLENLFLNNNKLTGEIPDTFANLSSLLEFNVSYNNLTGALPTIPLFDNMASTSFLGNKGLCGGQLGKCGSESISSSQSSNSGSPPLGKVIAIVAAVIGGISLILIVIIVYHMRKPLETVAPLQDKQIFSAGSNMQVSTKDAYTFQELVSATNNFDESCVIGRGACGTVYRAILKAGQTIAVKKLASNREGSNTDNSFRAEILTLGKIRHRNIVKLYGFIYHQGSNLLLYEYMPRGSLGELLHGQSSSSLDWETRFMIALGSAEGLSYLHHDCKPRIIHRDIKSNNILLDENFEAHVGDFGLAKVIDMPYSKSMSAIAGSYGYIAPEYAYTMKVTEKSDIYSYGVVLLELLTGRAPVQPLELGGDLVTWVKNYIRDNSLGPGILDKNLNLEDKTSVDHMIEVLKIALLCTSMSPYDRPPMRNVVVMLSESRDRARMSSSSSPASDHSSKKDNLXCIYICSSQGNALLLPLSPHHSQRPLPPKYRTPRPHHHLTMAAEGEEARSPHVVLFPFLAHGHIPAFLRLAGHLQTLRPGLAVTLVSTPRLLGSLSLPATSPPIRLHALPFAPADHGLPDGAESLADLHVHQFITLFRASESLRPAFDGFVAGIRPPVCVIADSFFAWTADVARARGASHAVFLPGGAFGHAVFFSVWEHLPHTLTAGGDEFPLLPDFPDVVLHRTQIPQYMLAATGADPWTAFFRRVIPCCRKTDAVLVNTIQELETSGLDMLRASFGVQTWAIGPILAAPDPSKSQDDDDTSIIRWLDAHPRRSVLYISFGSQNSISIRQMAELALGLEASGRPFVWAVRPPVGFDPKDGFDPGWLPAGFEDRMARAGRGLVVRGWAPQARILAHPSTGAFLTHCGWNSILESLRHGVPLLGWPVGAEQFFNAMVVVEWGVCVEVARGNLESSAVESGEVAEAVGAVMGETEKGEAMRRKAGEIARAMAAAWEGPAGSSAASLERFLRCVEASALRDSCLGAS encoded by the exons ATGggctctgcggcggcggctcgcacGCCCTGGGCTCTGCAGCTCGGCGTGGCGCTGGCCTTCCTGCTGGCCACTACCTGCCATGGCCTGAACCATGAAGGCTGGCTTCTCCTGACGCTGAGGAAGCAGATAGTTGACACCTTCCACCACCTTGACGACTGGAACCCCGAGGATCCATCGCCGTGCGGGTGGAAGGGCGTCAACTGCTCGTCGGGGTCTACGCCGGCGGTGGTGTCCCTCAACCTCAGCAACATGAACCTGTCGGGCACCGTCGACCCGAGCATTGGTGGCCTGGCTGAGCTGACTAACCTTGATCTGTCATTCAATGGGTTTTCTGGCACTATCCCTGCAGAGATTGGGAATTGCTCGAAGTTGACGGGGCTCAACTTGAACAACAACCAGTTCCAGGGCACAATCCCCGCTGAGCTCGGGAAGCTGGCTATGATGATCACATTCAACCTGTGCAACAACAAGCTCTTTGGTGCAATACCTGATGAGATTGGTAATATGGCATCACTCGAGGACCTGGTAGGGTACAGCAATAATCTCTCTGGCTCTATACCTCATACTATTGGTAGGCTTAAGAACCTGAAAACCGTCCGGTTAGGTCAGAATGCAATATCTGGTAACATTCCTGTCGAGATAGGTGAATGCCTCAACCTGGTGGTGTTTGGTCTTGCACAAAACAAGTTAGGAGGGCCATTGCCTAAGGAGATTGGGAAACTGACAAATATGACAGACTTAATATTGTGGGGAAATCAGCTTTCTAGTGTGATTCCCCCAGAGATTGGAAACTGCATAAATCTTAGGACAATTGCCCTTTATGACAATAATCTGGTTGGGCCTATTCCTGCAACAATCGGGAACATCCAGAACCTTCAGAGGCTATACCTCTACAGGAATTTATTAAATGGTACGATTCCGTTAGAAATTGGCAATCTTTCTCTTGCAGAGGAGATTGACTTTTCAGAGAATGTTTTAACTGGAGGGGTACCAAAGGAATTTGGCAAGATACCACGATTGTATTTACTCTATCTCTTCCAAAACCAACTCACTGGCCCTATTCCTACCGAGTTGTGTGTATTGAGGAATTTGAGTAAGCTTGATCTTTCGATCAATACACTCAGTGGCCCAATTCCAGCCTGTTTTCAGTACATGAGCAGACTAATCCAATTGCAACTATTCAACAATATGCTGTCAGGTGACATACCTCCAAGATTTGGTATCTATAGCCGGCTTTGGGTGGTGGATTTCTCAAATAATAATATAACCGGGCAGATACCTCGAGATCTTTGCAGGCAGTCGAACCTTATTTTGTTGAATTTGGGGGCTAACAAGCTGATTGGGAACATCCCCCATGGAATCACCAGTTGTAAATCCTTGGTGCAGCTTCGTCTCGCTGATAACAGTCTGACAGGAAGCTTCCCAACTGATCTCTGCAATCTGGTGAATTTGACAACAATTGAGCTGGGTCGAAACAAGTTCAATGGTCCTATTCCTCCTCAGATAGGCAATTGCAAGTCTCTCCAAAGGCTTGACCTAACAAATAACTATTTCACATCAGAGTTGCCTCAAGAAATAGGTAATCTGTCAAAGCTCGTCGTCTTCAATATATCATCCAATAGACTAGGCGGAAGCATACCATTAGAAATTTTCAATTGCACTATGTTGCAACGCCTAGATCTCAGCCAAAATAGCTTCGAAGGTTCATTGCCAAATGAAGTTGGCAGCCTGCCTCAGCTGGAGCTGCTATCATTTGCTGACAATAGGCTCTCTGGAGAGATACCACCTATTCTTGGTAAACTTTCACATTTGACAGCTCTACAGATTGGTGGCAATCAATTCTCTGGTGGAATACCGAAGGAGCTTGGACTACTCTCAAGTTTGCAGATCGCCATGAATTTGAGTTATAACAATCTCTCTGGCAACATACCATCAGAGCTTGGTAATCTTGCATTATTGGAAAATTTGTTTCTCAATAATAACAAGCTGACAGGTGAAATCCCAGATACCTTTGCAAATCTGTCTAGTTTGCTTGAGTTCAATGTCTCCTACAATAATCTCACCGGCGCTCTCCCCACTATACCACTTTTTGATAACATGGCGTCAACCAGCTTTCTTGGAAACAAAGGACTATGTGGCGGACAACTTGGCAAATGTGGGTCTGAGTCAATATCTTCTTCCCAGTCATCCAATTCAGGCAGCCCCCCTTTGGGCAAGGTCATAGCAATTGTTGCTGCTGTTATTGGAGGAATTTCACTTATTCTTATCGTTATAATTGTGTATCATATGAGAAAACCACTAGAAACAGTAGCTCCTTTGCAAGACAAGCAAATATTTTCTGCTGGGTCTAACATGCAGGTTTCTACCAAGGATGCATATACATTTCAGGAATTGGTTTCTGCCACAAATAATTTTGACGAGAGTTGTGTTATTGGAAGAGGTGCATGTGGAACAGTGTACAGAGCCATCTTGAAAGCTGGACAGACAATTGCTGTAAAGAAGCTGGCTTCTAACAGAGAGGGAAGCAACACAGACAATAGTTTTCGTGCAGAGATCCTTACTCTAGGAAAGATAAGGCATCGTAATATTGTGAAGTTATATGGGTTCATCTATCACCAGGGTTCCAACCTTCTGTTGTATGAATACATGCCAAGAGGAAGCCTTGGGGAGTTACTTCATGGGCAATCTTCGTCTTCACTTGATTGGGAGACACGCTTCATGATAGCCCTAGGATCAGCTGAAGGGCTATCTTACTTGCATCACGATTGCAAACCTCGCATCATCCACCGTgatataaaatcaaataacattttaCTTGATGAGAACTTTGAAGCTCATGTTGGTGACTTTGGATTGGCAAAGGTGATAGACATGCCATACTCAAAATCAATGTCTGCAATTGCTGGTTCATATGGATATATAGCACCTG AATATGCATACACCATGAAGGTTACTGAAAAAAGTGACATATACAGTTACGGCGTCGTACTGCTGGAGCTGCTAACCGGACGTGCCCCTGTACAACCATTAGAACTGGGAGGTGATCTGGTAACATGGGTAAAGAATTACATCAGGGACAATTCTTTGGGTCCAGGGATTCTTGATAAGAATCTGAATTTGGAAGACAAAACGTCTGTCGATCATATGATTGAGGTCTTGAAAATTGCATTGCTATGTACTAGTATGTCTCCATATGACAGACCACCGATGCGGAATGTTGTAGTTATGTTAAGTGAGTCTAGAGATAGGGCCAGGATGAGCTCTTCATCCTCGCCTGCTTCTGATCATTCTTCAAAGAAGGATAACTTATgatgtatttatatatgttctAGTCAGGGCAATGCCCTTTTGCTCCCTCTCTCT CCGCATCACTCTCAGCGTCCACTTCCACCGAAGTACCGAACACCCCGTCCCCATCATCACCTCACCATGGCggcagagggagaggaggcgaggagcCCGCACGTCGTGCTCTTCCCCTTCCTCGCGCACGGCCACATCCCGGccttcctccgcctcgccggccacctccagacGCTCCGCCCGGGCCTCGCCGTCACGCTCGTCTCCACCCCACGCCTCCTcggctccctctccctcccggccacCTCCCCTCCGATCCGGCTCCACGCGCTCCCCTTCGCGCCCGCCGACCACGGTCTGCCCGACGGCGCCGAGTCCCTCGCCGACCTCCACGTCCACCAGTTCATCACCCTCTTCCGGGCCTCCGAGTCCCTCCGCCCGGCCTTCGATGGCTTCGTCGCTGGCATCCGGCCCCCCGTCTGCGTCATCGCCGACTCCTTCTTCGCGTGGACGGCcgacgtcgcgcgcgcgcggggcgcgTCCCACGCCGTGTTCCTCCCCGGAGGCGCCTTCGGCCACGCCGTCTTCTTCTCCGTGTGGGAGCACCTCCCGCACACCCtcacggccggcggcgacgagttCCCGCTGCTGCCCGACTTCCCCGACGTCGTCCTCCACCGCACCCAGATCCCGCAGTACATGCTCGCCGCGACGGGGGCGGACCCCTGGACGGCCTTCTTCCGGCGGGTCATCCCGTGCTGCCGCAAGACCGACGCCGTGCTCGTCAACACCATCCAGGAACTGGAGACCTCCGGGCTAGACATGCTCAGAGCGAGCTTCGGCGTCCAGACATGGGCGATCGGGCCGATCCTCGCGGCGCCGGATCCTTCGAAATcgcaggacgacgacgacaccagCATCATCCGGTGGCTGGACGCGCACCCGCGGCGCTCGGTGCTGTACATCTCGTTCGGGTCGCAGAACAGCATCAGCATCCGTCAGATGGCGGAGCTGGCGCTGGGGCTGGAGGCGAGCGGGCGGCCGTTCGTCTGGGCCGTCCGGCCGCCGGTGGGGTTCGACCCCAAGGACGGATTCGATCCCGGGTGGCTCCCCGCCGGATTCGAGGACCGGATGGCGCGCGCAGGCAGGGGGCTGGTGGTGCGCGGGTGGGCGCCGCAGGCGCGGATCCTGGCGCACCCGTCCACGGGCGCGTTCCTGACccactgcgggtggaactccATCCTCGAGAGCCTCCGCCACGGCGTGCCGCTGCTCGGGTGGCCGGTGGGGGCCGAGCAGTTCTTCAacgcgatggtggtggtggagtgggGGGTGTGCGTGGAGGTGGCGCGCGGGAACCTGGAGAGCTCGGCGGTGGAGAGTGGGGAGGTGGCCGAGGCCGTGGGGGCGGTGATGGGGGAGACGGAGAAGGGCGAGGCGATGAGGAGGAAGGCGGGGGAGATCGCGcgcgcgatggcggcggcgtgggagggtccggccgggtcgtcggcggcgagcttggAACGGTTTCTCAGATGCGTTGAGGCATCGGCGCTCCGAGATTCGTGCTTGGGTGCTTCGTGA